In Gossypium raimondii isolate GPD5lz chromosome 12, ASM2569854v1, whole genome shotgun sequence, a single window of DNA contains:
- the LOC105763671 gene encoding protein MIZU-KUSSEI 1 — protein sequence MGESGSTFSHNESESSTTSSESHSNSTSRLQPISLVQPSQKNQKDKPKVLRVFQSVFRAFPIINPKCKFPTCPAVGVSTETHKSSTGNRVTGTLFGFHKGKVSLALQENPKCLPWLVIELALQTNVLQKELSAGMVRIVLECEKQTEKEKIKLFDEPLWTMYCNGKKTGYGVKREATEDDLSIMELLKAVSMGAGVLPGNTETEGPDGELAYMRAFFERVVGSKDSQTFYMVSPDAKNGPELSIFLVRI from the coding sequence ATGGGGGAGTCAGGTTCAACCTTCTCTCACAATGAATCTGAGTCCTCTACCACGTCGTCAGAATCTCATTCAAATTCAACCTCACGCCTTCAGCCCATTTCCCTCGTCCAACCATCGCAAAAGAACCAGAAAGATAAACCCAAAGTTCTTCGTGTTTTTCAATCCGTTTTTCGTGCATTTCCTATCATCAACCCCAAATGCAAGTTCCCAACCTGCCCTGCCGTCGGCGTATCAACAGAGACTCATAAAAGCAGCACAGGGAATCGGGTGACGGGGACTTTGTTCGGGTTTCATAAAGGTAAGGTGTCTCTTGCCTTGCAGGAAAACCCTAAGTGCCTCCCTTGGTTAGTTATTGAGTTAGCTTTGCAAACCAATGTGCTGCAAAAGGAATTGAGTGCTGGCATGGTTAGAATCGTCCTGGAGTGTGAAAAGCAAACTGAAAAGGAAAAGATTAAACTGTTCGATGAGCCTTTGTGGACAATGTATTGCAATGGGAAAAAAACTGGGTATGGGGTAAAGCGAGAGGCAACGGAGGATGATCTGAGTATAATGGAGCTCCTCAAGGCTGTTTCAATGGGCGCTGGGGTTTTGCCGGGGAATACTGAAACTGAGGGTCCAGATGGAGAATTAGCCTACATGAGGGCTTTCTTCGAACGAGTCGTTGGCTCCAAGGATTCCCAGACCTTTTACATGGTGAGCCCCGATGCGAAAAATGGGCCTGAGCTCAGTATATTTCTTGTGAGAATCTGA